TACTGGGTCTGGGTGCGACTGTTGTTGGCCGCCCCTTCCAGAATGGTCTTGCCGGTGTCGCCCGTGCGCACGCTCAGGGTTTCGGACACTTGCAGGCTCAGCTCGTTTTCGTCGCCTTGATAGTTGTAGGTGCCGTCAATGTTGCGCGCGTACGGCGGGGTGTCGGTCTTGGAGCCGGAGAACAGAAAGTTGCCCGACGCATCCTTACTGTTGAGCAAGCCCAGCAGTTGGTCCTCAAGGGCACCCACCTCCACCGAGATGGATTTGCGGTCGGCATCGCTGGTCACGCCACCGGCCTTCAACGCCAACTGGCTGGCCGCCTGGATCGTCTGGGTGACTGCCTGCAGCACGCTTTCTTCGTTGGTCAGCGCACTCTGGATGTTGGTGATATTGCCGCTGAACTGCGCCAGCATATCTTTCTGCTGCTGCAACATGAGCAAACGCTGCGCGGCCACCGGGTCATCCCCAGCGGTTTGCACGCGCACGCCGGAGCTCGCCTGCTCTTGTGCCTTGACCACACCGGAATAGTTGTTCTGGTACTTGGCGGCACTGGTGTCGAAAAATTGCTGTGTAGAAATGCGCATCGTCCCAGACTCCCTTAAAGACTATTGATCAGCGTGCTGAAGGTTTCTTGCGCAGCCTTGATGATCTGCGACGACGCTGTGTAGTACTGCTGGAACTTGATCATGTCGCCCGCCTCTTCGTCCAGGTTGACCTGGGACACGGAGTTGCGCGCATTTTTGTTGGCCGCCAACAACGCGTTGGTGGCGGTGGTGTCCGTGGTGGCCGCAGCGGCCTTGGCGCCTACCGTGGACACCAACTTGCTGTTGGCACCCACCAGGCTGGTGCCGCCGGTGCCATCCGTCGCCACGCCCACGGTCGCCTTGGTTTGCAGGTTAAGCAGTTGCTGGGCGTTGCGGTTGTCGGACTCGCCCGTGGCATTGAACGAAAACGTGGTGCTGTCACCCGGCGCCGGCGAACCCGCAACCGAGGTATCAAAGCCGAAGCTCTTGGCCGGCACCACCAGGGCGCCGCTGGCATCACGCATCGGCACGTTGATGGTGATCTTGTTCGACTGCCCCGGAATGATGGTGCCGGAGCCGATCGGATCGCCCTTGGCGTCATTGAGCGTATAGGCCTGGGTGCCATCGGCCGCAGGCTTGGCGAAGACCATCTTCACCGGCATCGAACTCTCGATGCCGACGCGCAGTTGCGCGGTATCGGCGCCGCCCTGGATATCCAGGGGCAGGGTCAGAGTCGGCGGGGTAAAGCTGCCGGTGCCCTGGTTGGTTTTACTGGCCTCCCCTTTCAACGGCGCGGCAAACGCAACCTTGTTCGGGTCGGTGAGGACGGTACCGATGTCCTTGGCGCCGCTGGCGGTCGGGCTGACCTTGAAACTGTCACCGGCCTGCATCGGGCCATTCTTGAGTTCCAGGGTAAAGCCGTCGATCACCGCGGGCGGTGTGGCGCTGATATCAAAGTTACCCATGGCCTTGCCATCGGAACGCAGCACGGTGACCTTGTTGAGGTCGGCCGGGTCGTTGAAGCTGACCTTGTAATCGAAGTTGGTCAGCTTGCTGGTGTCCTTGATCGTCACACCCAGGCTACCGGCGCCCTGGTTACCCTGGGCGCCCACGCTGCGCAGGGCGACGGACGCCGCGTTGTTGATGTCCTTGAACATCGACGCACCGAACTCGCCGTTCAGGTCGAGACCCTGGCCCAGTTGGCTGTTGATCGTGTCGGCAGTGACGATCGCAATGCGGCCCAGGTCATTGATGGCCGGCGTCAGGACATCGCTGCGATAGCGCAGCAAGCCGCCGATGCTGCCCCCACTGATTACATTGCCCAGGTCCATGGTCGTACCGCCGCCTGCGGCATTGAGCTGGATCGTGTACTGGCTGGCGTCGCTCTTGCTCGGTACGGCGGACAGGGTGTTGGACCGATCGCCCAGCACCAGGGATTGGCCGCTGCCGGTGCTGACACTGAACACGCCATTCTTTTCGCCGACGGTGACACCGACCAGTTCATTGAGCGAACGCACGGCTTCGGCGCGCGCATCCAGCAGGTTGGCCGGCGTGGTGTTCGAAGAACCCTGCACCTGATTGATCTGTTTATTGAGCGAAGCAATCGACGACGTCAGTTGGTTGACCTGATCGGTCAGGGAGGTCAGCTGGCTGTTGATGGTTTCTTTCTGCTGGCTCAACTGACTGGAGATCG
Above is a genomic segment from Pseudomonas azadiae containing:
- the flgK gene encoding flagellar hook-associated protein FlgK gives rise to the protein MSLLNIGMSGLNAAQGSLTVLSNNIANANTAGYSRQQTTQSANASNPFGGVFIGSGTTLADVRRVYNEYLDTAYQNSTSLNADAKAYLDQVSAVDKTLSDKTTGMSAVLSDFFAAVQSASASPNNTSTRQILLTSAQTLSNRFNSISSQLSQQKETINSQLTSLTDQVNQLTSSIASLNKQINQVQGSSNTTPANLLDARAEAVRSLNELVGVTVGEKNGVFSVSTGSGQSLVLGDRSNTLSAVPSKSDASQYTIQLNAAGGGTTMDLGNVISGGSIGGLLRYRSDVLTPAINDLGRIAIVTADTINSQLGQGLDLNGEFGASMFKDINNAASVALRSVGAQGNQGAGSLGVTIKDTSKLTNFDYKVSFNDPADLNKVTVLRSDGKAMGNFDISATPPAVIDGFTLELKNGPMQAGDSFKVSPTASGAKDIGTVLTDPNKVAFAAPLKGEASKTNQGTGSFTPPTLTLPLDIQGGADTAQLRVGIESSMPVKMVFAKPAADGTQAYTLNDAKGDPIGSGTIIPGQSNKITINVPMRDASGALVVPAKSFGFDTSVAGSPAPGDSTTFSFNATGESDNRNAQQLLNLQTKATVGVATDGTGGTSLVGANSKLVSTVGAKAAAATTDTTATNALLAANKNARNSVSQVNLDEEAGDMIKFQQYYTASSQIIKAAQETFSTLINSL